The Halictus rubicundus isolate RS-2024b chromosome 3, iyHalRubi1_principal, whole genome shotgun sequence genome includes a region encoding these proteins:
- the Dbp45a gene encoding putative ATP-dependent RNA helicase Dbp45A has product MTFAGLNLSPWIVNQCNSMGLKKPTPIQENCVPRILAGEDCIGCAKTGSGKTLAFALPIIQKLSEDPYGIFALVLTPTRELAFQIADQFSAIGKSISLKKCVVVGGMDMVTQGLELSKSPHIVVATPGRLADHLESCDTFSLRRIKFLVLDEADRLLGGHFDDQIKTIFNALPKQKQILLFSATMTDTLDKVKHVASSKVFMWESNDDTGVATVKELDQRYVLCPSDVRDSFLVEVVKTFRSSNKDGSIMIFTDTCKNCQVLSMTLNEIGFRNVALHAMIKQRERLAALSQFKSNHTKILIATDVAARGLDIPTVELVINHIVPNVPKEYIHRVGRTARAGKGGMAVTLITPHDIKLLHAIEDTVGTKLTEYKVNDKEIVTMITQISVAKREAEMQLDETDFYEKRMINKRKKLILEGKDPDEIEEILEKKRSGKSKKIKKRKLAEKAS; this is encoded by the exons ATGACTTTTGCTGGATTGAATTTGAGTCCGTGGATAGTGAATCAATGTAATTCTATGG GTCTGAAGAAACCTACTCCGATTCAGGAAAATTGTGTGCCAAGAATTTTGGCAGGTGAAGATTGTATTGGATGTGCTAAAACTGGAAGTGGAAAAACACTTGCGTTTGCACTTCCtataattcagaaattgtctGAGGATCCCTATGGTATATTTGCTTTGGTCTTGACGCCTACCAGAGAATTAGCTTTTCAA ATTGCAGATCAATTCTCAGCAATAGGGAAATCTATTAGTCTGAAAAAATGTGTAGTTGTTGGTGGAATGGATATGGTTACACAAGGCTTGGAGTTGTCGAAAAGTCCACATATAGTTGTCGCTACTCCAGGACGTTTGGCAGATCACTTAGAAAGCTGTGACACGTTTTCCTTAAGAAGGATTAAATTTCTGGTTCTGGATGAAGCTGACAGACTTCTCGGTGGTCACTTTGACGACCAAATAAAGACTATATTCAATGCTCTGCCTAAACAAAAGCAAATTCTCCTTTTTAGTGCTACTATGACAGACACTCTTGATAAAGTAAAACACGTTGCATCTAGCAAG GTTTTCATGTGGGAATCTAACGATGACACTGGTGTAGCTACAGTAAAAGAACTAGATCAACGTTATGTACTTTGTCCGAGTGACGTTCGCGATTCGTTTCTGGTAGAAGTAGTTAAAACATTTCGATCAAGTAACAAGGATGGATCTATAATGATTTTTACGGACACTTGCAA GAACTGCCAAGTATTGTCTATGACACTGAATGAAATTGGCTTTAGAAACGTAGCTCTTCACGCAATGATAAAACAAAGAGAACGGCTCGCAGCGCTCAGCCAATTCAAATCTAATCATACGAAAATTTTAATAGCTACAGACGTCGCAGCGAGAGGTTTAGATATCCCTACAGTAGAGTTAGTCATAAATCACATCGTACCGAACGTGCCAAAAGAATACATTCACAGAGTCGGGCGAACAGCCAGAGCTGGTAAAGGAGGCATGGCTGTTACCCTAATCACTCCGCACGATATCAAATTGTTGCACGCAATTGAGGATACTGTAGGGACTAAATTGACAGAGTACAAAGTTAATG ACAAAGAAATAGTTACGATGATAACGCAAATATCGGTGGCCAAACGAGAAGCGGAAATGCAGTTGGACGAAACagatttttatgagaaaagAATGATTAATAAGCGCAAAAAGCTCATTCTCGAAGGAAAAGATCCAGACGAGATCGAGGAGATATTGGAGAAAAAAAGGTCTGGCAAATCGAAGAAGATCAAAAAGAGGAAACTTGCAGAGAAAGCGTCATAA
- the L(2)k09913 gene encoding transmembrane protein 53-like lethal (2) k09913 isoform X2, giving the protein MIIGRILSTTLARTRLVSYAQPQLLSQKQDLTLLLLVCKISSYHVTKNIEFISHDKKIKTPEGRMEKFKNLDNRPLLVMLSWLMSKRRHVMKFVNLYTEQGFDVALVTLTPWQLMWPTKGSRMVAADLLDFLVQYERNQQILLHGFSVGAYMWGEVMDLMQSDRQKYAHIIDMVIGQVWDSVVDVPQVSSGIPPAVFPKNYMLQNMLQKYLEYHLRTFYKQSTQYYVRSSQLFHTNLVHSPALFFISKVDTVGNIRDNMRVHDQWVINGVKTYVKIFDKSPHVGHFRKYPKEYVGELYAFLDKLNLIQNEEKIRARL; this is encoded by the exons ATGATTATTGGAAGAATACTGTCAACTACTTTGGCGAGAACACGACTGGTTTCTTATGCTCAGCCACAATTGTTAAGTCAGAAACAGGATTTG ACTCTGCTATTGTTGGTATGCAAAATATCCAGCTACCATGTTACGAAGAACATTGAATTCATCTCACACGACAAAAAGATCAAGACTCCTGAGGGCCGAATGGAAAAGTTCAAGAACCTTGACAACAGACCATTGCTAGTTATGCTGAGCTGGCTTATGTCCAAACGTAGGCATGTTATGAAATTTGTGAACCTATATACAGAACAGGGTTTCGACGTTGCCTTAGTGACACTTACTCCTTGGCAACTGATGTGGCCCACAAAGGGATCCAGG ATGGTTGCTGCAGATTTGCTTGATTTCCTAGTACAGTACGAACGTAATCAACAGATATTGTTACATGGGTTTTCAGTGGGTGCGTACATGTGGGGAGAAGTGATGGATTTAATGCAAAGCGACCGCCAAAAGTATGCTCATATCATTGACATGGTTATCGGTCAGGTCTGGGATAGTGTGGTCGATGTACCCCAAGTATCATCGGGTATACCGCCCGCTGTGTTCCCGAAAAATTACATGTTGCAAAACATGCTTCAAAAGTATCTAGA GTATCACTTACGAACATTTTACAAGCAATCTACTCAATACTATGTACGATCTAGTCAATTGTTTCATACGAATTTAGTACACAGTCCAGCATTATTCTTTATAAGTAAAGTGGACACTGTTGGTAACATAAGGGACAATATGCGAGTTCATGACCAATGGGTTATCAATGGTGTTAAG ACATACGTCAAGATATTCGATAAATCTCCACATGTCGGACATTTTCGCAAATATCCGAAAGAATATGTGGGAGAACTATATGCTTTCTTagataaattaaatttgattcAGAACGAAGAGAAAATTCGAGCACGGCTTTAA
- the L(2)k09913 gene encoding transmembrane protein 53-like lethal (2) k09913 isoform X1, with product MPLQRIKMSRMVPEDSSSNNDYWKNTVNYFGENTTGFLCSATIVKSETGFGNTLLLLVCKISSYHVTKNIEFISHDKKIKTPEGRMEKFKNLDNRPLLVMLSWLMSKRRHVMKFVNLYTEQGFDVALVTLTPWQLMWPTKGSRMVAADLLDFLVQYERNQQILLHGFSVGAYMWGEVMDLMQSDRQKYAHIIDMVIGQVWDSVVDVPQVSSGIPPAVFPKNYMLQNMLQKYLEYHLRTFYKQSTQYYVRSSQLFHTNLVHSPALFFISKVDTVGNIRDNMRVHDQWVINGVKTYVKIFDKSPHVGHFRKYPKEYVGELYAFLDKLNLIQNEEKIRARL from the exons ATGCCTCTTCAGCGTATAAAAATGTCACGGATGG TTCCAGAGGATTCAAGCAGCAACAATGATTATTGGAAGAATACTGTCAACTACTTTGGCGAGAACACGACTGGTTTCTTATGCTCAGCCACAATTGTTAAGTCAGAAACAGGATTTGGTAAT ACTCTGCTATTGTTGGTATGCAAAATATCCAGCTACCATGTTACGAAGAACATTGAATTCATCTCACACGACAAAAAGATCAAGACTCCTGAGGGCCGAATGGAAAAGTTCAAGAACCTTGACAACAGACCATTGCTAGTTATGCTGAGCTGGCTTATGTCCAAACGTAGGCATGTTATGAAATTTGTGAACCTATATACAGAACAGGGTTTCGACGTTGCCTTAGTGACACTTACTCCTTGGCAACTGATGTGGCCCACAAAGGGATCCAGG ATGGTTGCTGCAGATTTGCTTGATTTCCTAGTACAGTACGAACGTAATCAACAGATATTGTTACATGGGTTTTCAGTGGGTGCGTACATGTGGGGAGAAGTGATGGATTTAATGCAAAGCGACCGCCAAAAGTATGCTCATATCATTGACATGGTTATCGGTCAGGTCTGGGATAGTGTGGTCGATGTACCCCAAGTATCATCGGGTATACCGCCCGCTGTGTTCCCGAAAAATTACATGTTGCAAAACATGCTTCAAAAGTATCTAGA GTATCACTTACGAACATTTTACAAGCAATCTACTCAATACTATGTACGATCTAGTCAATTGTTTCATACGAATTTAGTACACAGTCCAGCATTATTCTTTATAAGTAAAGTGGACACTGTTGGTAACATAAGGGACAATATGCGAGTTCATGACCAATGGGTTATCAATGGTGTTAAG ACATACGTCAAGATATTCGATAAATCTCCACATGTCGGACATTTTCGCAAATATCCGAAAGAATATGTGGGAGAACTATATGCTTTCTTagataaattaaatttgattcAGAACGAAGAGAAAATTCGAGCACGGCTTTAA